The Cohaesibacter intestini genome segment GCGCTTCATCTACTGGCCGTGGGTGTTCTAAAAATGCAAGCACTGTCAGCGAGCGCGCGTCCTCTCGAACAAGATGATCCCACCTCATTCCAACACGACGACAACAGCCTTTGCCCTGTCTATGGTCAGGTGACCGCAAAAACCTTGATCTTTATCACCCGACCTCATTGTCTGGTGAAAAAGTTCATGAAAGCTTCATATATTCAAAAGCAATCAAAGGTGGCAAGCGACCATTGGTCACAGGGCCCATCCGCAGAACTGCGATGGAGGTCCGGTGCCCTGATATCGTTTTGGCGGGCAAAGTGCAACTAGCCTTATCGCCGCCGAAGGAAAATCAGCTCCTTCTTTGGCGCAGCCAAGTCCGGCTGGCAATTGGCGCGTCACCCTCATGGGCGGTCGGTTGGTAATAGTTGGTCACTTCGGGCCACTCACCCCGTTCGAGGCCAGCCCGCACCTTGTCACTGGTAATCAGGAAGCTGTCGACACCACAACGCTCAAGAAACGGCATCTGGTCGAGGATAAAATGCCCCACCGCACGGATTTCACCCTTGTAGCCATAGCGCTCCTTGAGCAACCGGGCTGAGGAAAATCCGCGCCCATCGGAAAAGGCCGGAAAGGAGATGGCAATCAGCGCAATGCCATCGAGATAAGGGGCCAGAGCCTCAACATCATCGCCGGGCTCGACACTAACCCCGAAACATTGCGGCAGGTTGGCCCGCAACTCAAGCAACCGAATGGCTTCGGCAAAGGTCAGAATGGGACGATCGACATCTACAGGCGACTGGTCGCCTTCCAACATCTGCCATTTGTTTTCATGAAACGCCCGGTCCTTGTAAAGAGGCGCTCTGTGCTGGTTGTTTTTCGCAGTCATAGTCAGTCCTCTTACCATCAGATATGCAATCCGCACTCGGTCTTGTCGGAACCCTTCCAACGGCCGGCGCGCGCATCTTCGCCGTCTTCTACCGGGCTGGTGCAAGGGGCGCAACCAATCGACAGATAGCCCCGTGGCACAAGTGGATGACCCGGCAGGCTATGCGCCTTGATATAAGCTGCTACATCCTTCGGACCCCAGGAGGCCAGAGGATTGACTTTCATCTTGTCGCCATCAAGCTCGAACACATTCAGATCTGCCCGATCATTGGTCTGGAAGCGTTTCCGTCCGGTGATCCAGCCTGAATAGTTTCTCATCACACGGGCCAATGGCACGGTTTTGCGCAGATCACAGCAGGCATCCTGACTGGTGATCCAAAGCGCCCCTCTTGGGTCTTTTTCCTTCAGATCATCCGGGTCCGGTGTTACCGCCTGCAAGTTGGTCAGTCCGAAATGCTCTTTCAACTGATCGCGATAATGCAGCGTGTCATAGAAATGCTTGCCCGTATCGATGAAAAGAACCGGATAGGACGGATCTATCTCGGCAATCATGTGCAACAGAACAACCGAGTCCGCACCAAAGGAAGAAACCAGAGGCACTTGCGCTCTGCCGCCACGCCCCGCCAGCCAGCGCAACACTGCTTGCGGTGCCTCGGAGCCGAAGGCCTCGTTCAGGCTGTCGACACCCGTCTGATCGGGCACTTGAAACTGTTTGCTCTCACTCATAAGCCCCTCACGCTGCTTTCTGGTCGCTTGGATAAAGCGCTTCCTTGAAAGGCTTTGGTCCGACCCGACGATAGGCATCGATGAAACGCTCGTCGTCCGACAGGCGCAGCCCGATATAGGTATCAATCACGGCCTCGATGGCATCAGTCAGTTCGGCAGCCGGGAAACCACGGCCAAGGATGGCACCAATCGAGGTGTTTTCGTCCGATGATCCGCCAAGGGTGATCTGGTAAAGCTCTTCGCCCTTGCGATCGACACCAAGAATGCCGATATGGCCCACATGGTGGTGACCACAGGCATTGATGCAGCCCGAGATATTCAGTTTCAGATCGCCAATCTGCTTCTGGCGTTCAATGGCACCAAGACGCTCGGAAATATCCTGTGCGACCGGGATTGAGCGCGCATTGGCCAGAGCGCAATAGTCTAGCCCCGGGCAAGCGATGATGTCGGTCACCAGCCCGACATTGGCCTCGGCCAGATCCACCGTCACCAGCGCCTGATAGATGGCATAGAGATCTTCCTTCGCCACATGGGGCAGAACCAGATTCTGCGCGTGACTGACCCGCACTTCGTCATAGCCATATTGGCTGGCGAGATCGGCCACCAAATGCATTTGTTCCGCAGTCGCATCCCCCGGCACGCCACCGACGGGCTTCAAGGAGACCGTGACGCTAACATGGTCGGACACCTTGTGGCCGTGAGTATTCTGACTCACCCACTGGGAAAAGCCGGCATCCCGCGCCCGGGTCTCGGCCAGCTTGGCCACGCCGGCTGACGCATCGCGCAGCTTCGGCATGGCGAAATAGGCATCGATCCGCTCAATCTCTTCCTTGGGGATATCGAGGAAGGTCGACTTCACATGGGCATATTCCGCTTCGATATCGGCTTTCAATTGCTCCAGACCCGTCTCGTGGACGAGGATCTTGATGCGTGCCTTATACTTGTTGTCGCGACGGCCATAGAGGTTATAGACGCGCAGAACGGCTTCGAGATAGCTCAGGATATCCTGCTCGGCGACGCCTTCGGCCACAAGCTTGGCAATCATCGGGGTACGCCCCTGCCCGCCACCGACATAGACATCAAAGCCAACGCCGCCATCGGTCAATTGCACCAGCTGCAAGCCAATGTCATGAACACGGATTGCCGCCCGGTCCTGTTTGGCTCCATTGATGGCGATCTTGAATTTACGCGGCAGAAAGCTGAACTCCGGATGCAGGCTCGACCACTGGCGAATAATCTCCGCATAGACCCGTGGGTCAGCCACTTCATCATGGGCCGCACCGGCAAAGTGATCCGTCGTCACGTTGCGGATACAGTTGCCTGATGTCTGGATCGCATGCATGTCCACTTCAGCCAGATCCTGTAAGATATCCGGCGTATCAGACAGCGACGGCCAGTTATATTGAACATTCTGTCGGGTGGTGAAATGCGCATAGCCACGGTCATATTTGGTTGCGACATCGGCCAGGCGATGCAGCTGACGGCTATCGAGTGAGCCATAGGGAATGGCAACGCGCAGCATATAGGCATGGAGCTGGAGATACAGGCCATTCATCAGGCGCAAGGGCTTGAACTCATCTTCGGTCAGCTCACCGGAAACGCGGCGTTCAACCTGGCTGCGAAACTGCGCCACACGCTGGTTTACAAAGGCGGCATCGAATTCGTCATAACGATACATGGTCTGGTCCTTGACTTGAAAATCCGTTAGGCGGCAATAGTGCGGCTTGCCCTATATGGTCACTCAGTCCGCAGCCGTCGAAAATTGGCGCTCGAGAGGAATGGCATCAAAAGGCTGAATGGTTGGTCCGTCCGACCGGATACGCTCCCGCAGCCGGTCTGCCACAACGTGGCCATTGTCCTGTTTGCTTACCGGGATGACATCAAGACTGACAATCATATCGCTCTGCTCACCAAGCACGGTCTGAGCCTCATCGCTCGTGTCATAAAGCCGCGCGCCCTGAAGATCCTCGACCCAGTGATGCGCTGCCGCCAGATACACGACGATGCCGTCAAGCAATCTATTGCCCGTTACAACAAACATGCTGTTTCTTCCCAATGGTATGGCAGCCGGACAAGCGGCGCCCAAATACGGTGAAAAGGGGTATTGAGTATCCCCTGCTGTCATTGTTGAACGAGATTTAATGGCTTTCCCACGCAGCAACAATGAAGAGACATGCGAAAGGCGAAAGCGATTTACCCACGCGGGCAAAGATCGAACGCCGTGCTACAGCAGACAGTCGGGATAAGATTTTATTCTATTCCCCCACACCACGAAAAAAGGCTTCCCGGCACGATGCGCCAGTGGGAAGCCTTTTTCCTCTCTATCGATTCTGCCAAGCAGGCAGAGCCTTGTCCTTGAAGCTTATTGCCGCAACAATGGAACAACGTTGCGTGGATTGATCTGATCGCGCAATGGGCGCAAGCTCACACATCCCCGTCCCGGCAAGAATCTTGCGCCGGGTTTACAGGCACAGGAGGTCCGCGATGTCTTGCGCATATTGGGATAGCGGCAAACGCACTTCTCGCCCCGCTTGATGGCCGTTGTTCCATCACAGCGCGGTGGCTGCGGCACGACCACCTTCTGACAGCCACGACCGGGCACAAACTTCAAGCCCGGCAGACAGCGACATGCGGTGTTTGACGTTTTCGCCATGAAGGGATAGCGACAATCGCAACGGTTGTTGCGCAACACTGTCGTACGGGCATCACAGCGTGGGGGCCGTGGTCGATCCAACCGCACACATCCCCGGCCCGGACGCAACTTTGTTCCACGCGGGCAGGCACAAGCCACCGGCGACCGGCGCACCATATTGTCATAGCGGCAAAGGCAGGCCTTGCCCCGTTGAATGGTCGTCGCCTGATCACAAGCAACCGGTTGTGGCCTTGGCCGATCTACGCACCCTCGTCCCGGTACAAGGCGACTGCCGCGCGGGCAGACACATTGGGTCGGCGAGATCTTGCGCATGCCATCATAGCGGCAGGAACAACGGTTGCCCCGCGGCCGGGTTGAGCGCAAATTACAATCCGGCAATGGCACCACAATCGGTGGATCAAAAACCTCCGGGGGCTCAACGACTGGCGGAGGAGGCAGAGGAACACCCTGAAGGGGTACATCCACACAGGACTGCCTTGAGCGATCCCCAATCGGCGTTCCGGCATTGGCAAACAACGCTGGTGACAAGTCGCCTGTAACAGCCATTCCCAGCAAAGCCTGCAATTCTTCAAGGCCTCGCCGCGTATTCGGTCCCATCCGGCCATCCACCCCACCGGAGCGGATACCATTGGCTTCGATCAGCATCTGAGCTGCCGTCACTTGCTGGACCGGTGTCTGGCCCACACCCAAGAGAGCACAATTGTCAAACCGGCGATCTCGCGGTGGGGCTGCCAGTCGCATATCAAGGGTCAGGCGATGGGTTTCCCCCGCCTCAATCCGGATTCTATCCGTAAGGCAAAGGACCGACGCGCCAATCACCCGAGAACAATGCCAGTCTCGCCCACGCGACACCCGTACATCAATCACATCGGTGCCAGAGAAGCTGTCGGTGACCATCAGACTGTCCGTATAGGCCCGATCGCCGCGGTTGGTCACCGCGATCGAGAAGGCACAGCGATAGGTGCGGTTTGCGCGATCAAGAGAACAATCACTGATGCTGCGCTTCAGAATGCTCAGCTCAGGTGGTGCAGGCTGGTCGGGCAGCGGGATGACCGGCGGCTCCTCTTCCCTCTGTTCGGGCTGCTCTTCTGGTGGCTGATATCCGATGCCCTGACAACCATAGACTTCCACATCCCCGACCAAACCACTGTCACTGCGATCGGGATAGGCGCCGTCATAATCGATGAAATGGCTCTTCCATGGCGGGCTATTCTCTTGCCGGGACAAATCGAATGGCTGCGCTTGCACCCCATCAATCCGCATCGCACCACCGTCTTTCAGGCGCTCATCCAGATTGGGCGCAAAGCGCAGACGTTCACCACTGCTCCAGAGCACATTCTGGCAGGCATCTGCGTCCATCTTGCCGTTTGCGTCATAGTCGGGGCCCAGCGCCACACCACCGGTGCCATTGCTATACTGACTGGCAAAGCCGATGGCATAGGGTTCGGGCTGAGCCCGCCAGCTGTCATCACGCTCTTTGACGAAGCGCAGCACCTCAGCCCGCCGCGCCTTGGTCACCTTGGAAAAATCGAACGAGCCGACACGCTCCCCACGCTGGGCAAGGATCATCGAACCATCAGGCCCAAAAGCAATATCAGTAATCTCAAGCGGCGGAACTCCGTCCGGCAGGATCAGTTCTTTGCGGGCATCAAACAGGAAGCCGCCATCACCGGGCGCAATACCAACCGACCAGATCTCCGGCCCGTCAGCCACGGCATAAAAGAGCCGCCCCTCATGGGCAGCCAAGCCCCAGACCCGTCGTTCTGCAGGGGCGAAGTGCCAACTTTCCGGATCCTCAACATCAAAGCTGGGATCACGAATATCAAGACGCGCCGTGCCTTCATGGGGCACCTTCGGCAGCCCGGCCAGAGACCGCGCTGTGGTTCCGTGGTCAAAGGCCTCGAGCACATTGCCATCCATATCAAGGCGGAAAATCATCCCCGTTTCCAGATCGGAGACGAAAAGTTGCTGGCTCTGTTTGTCAAAGGCAATATTGCCAAGGGCAGGCCCAGCATTGGCTTTGCCCGCCAGCTTGATCGAGGCAAACAGCGAGACTTCTCCGCTCACGCCATCCACTTTCCAGACGCTGCCCGGCGCATTGTCCGGGTTCGGTCCAAACAGCCCTTCCATAAAACGGGCATCAGCTCGCCCGGTCAGCAGCTTGTCTTCCTGCCCGTCTCCATTCTGGTCCGCACCGGAGATCGGAAGACCATAAGCAGACGTCGCCGTCAGATAAAGGCTGGGCGCCTCTGCGTCATCCAGTGCTATACCGAAAATCTGCCCGACCGCTCCGGCCGGAATTGTGACATAAGCGGGTCGTTTGGCTTCCTTGCCTTCAAATGCCCCCAAACCATCAATCGGAAAGACGGACACCGAGGCCCCTTCGAGATTGATAAAGCCGTCCCCGCTTTCATTGGTGCCCGAAAAGCCAGACATCACAAGGCTCGGCCCCTTGAGAAATCTGTCATTTCCTGCCAACTGGCTGCCTTGGGTCCCAACCGTTACGGTTAAATCTTCGGGCATCGCGACCGGATCACGCGCCTTTGCTCCGGTGGAAACGATCGTCATGCCGAGAAGGAATGACGCAAGTGTCATCCAGCGCGACGCTCTATAGCAACTGATAATACACATTCGATATTGCTCCCCTCATCAGGCATCCTCACAACTGGTCAAACCAGCCCTGCCTGTTTGCGCTCCGAACAAGCGAAATATTGCCCCGGATCGCACCACACGCACGCATTGTACCATTCGATAGAGGCAGAATGAGGCAGCAAGCCAGAAAAAGACAAACTCTGGCAGTCATCCACCGCAAGTAGGCTAGTTTTGGCCTTTTCATGCGCTCCAGACCGTCAACCGTTGCAAGAAAATCACGCCCTAACCACAATCTGTAATTTATTAGATTGACTAGATACAACCAGTACACTAACAATCCTTTAAGTTGTATACAAAATTTAATTCAACTTATACGAATTACGCCTCATCAGGCCAGACTTAAGTGACCAATGACAGGCAATTCCAGAGCGGACTGCCATCCAGAGTGTCATTGACCGGGGGAAAAACAGTGAAAAGACTTTTCGTTCTTGTCGGCATTCTCGCCGCAACTGGCCCCGTCGGGGCCGCCGAACTGACCTACACGCCGGTCAACCCATCCTTCGGGGGCAACGCGTTGAACTCATCACACCTAATTTCAACCGCCAATGCCCAACGCACGGCAACTGCCAGTGACGCCAACAGCAACGCGTCGAACAACACCACTTCTTCGTCCAGTTCCACGTCAGCTGATCTGTTCGTCCGGCAGCTGGAGGGTCGTCTGCTCTCGGCTCTGGCAAGCCAGGTGACCGAAGCAATCTTCGGCGACAACCCGCAAGACAGCGGCACGGTGACCTTCGGCGACACCGAAATCACCTTCAACCGTGGCACCGACTCCATTTCGCTGGTCATCACCGATTTTACCGATGGCACCGTGACGGAAATCGAAGTCCCGCAACTCGTCTCCAACTAAGAGCGGATGAATTTCATGCCTATTGTTGACACTCTCCGCGCTTCAGCTCGCGCCTCTATGCGCAAAGGCCTGATCGCCACGTCCACCCTCTGCCTTGTTGCATTGACAGGCTGCGCCTCTCATCAAACCCTGATGACCGAAGAGCCGATTGTTGCGCAGATCACTCCGGTCAATCTCAAGCTGCGCCAGATCCCGCCACCGAAAAAGCGGATCCCGGTCGCCGTCTATGAGTTTCAGGACCAGACCGGGCAGTATAAGGAAGCCAAAAATTATCAGCAGCTCTCACGCGCGGTCACGCAAGGCGGCGCAGCCATCCTGATCAAGGCCCTTCAGGATGCGGGGAACCGCCAATGGTTTACCGTGATGGAGCGCAACCGGCTGGCCAATCTGCTCAAGGAACGTCAGATCGTCACCGAAATGCGCCGTCTTTATCGCGGTGAGACAAGAATAAGCGCTCGCGCCCTGCCCCCGCTCAAACATGCAGCCATCATCATCGAAGGCGGCATTGTCGGCTATAACTCCAATGTCAATACGGGCGGCATCGGTGCGCGCTATCTCGGTATCGGGGCCGACACGAAATATTCCAAGGATGAAATCACCGTTGCGCTCAGAGCCGTCTCAACAAAAAGCGGCGAGGTGCTTGCAACGGTCACCGCCCGCAAGACCGTGGTATCGGTCGCCTTGCAGGCAGGCGTCTTCCGCTTCATCAAGCTTGATGAACTGCTCGAAGGGGAAGCTGGCATAACCAACAACGAACCACGCCAACTGGCCGTTGAAGCAGCCGTTGAGAAAGCCGTTGAAGCGATGATCGTCGAAGGCGTCGATCTGGGCATCTGGCAGTTCCGCGATCCGGATGATGGATTGAACTATGTGCGCACCTATCGCACCGGCAAGCAGGGTCTGGCAACCGATGCCATGGCGCTTGCCAAAGCCAGCCCGGAAACCGGAAGAGTTGCGTCCATCACCACAACGGTCCCGCGGACATATCGCCCATCCAAGGCAAAAGTAAAAAGACCCGTGAAGCAAAAAACAAGACGCCTTCCACCACCTTATTCAAGCAACGAGTCTCCATCAGGGTAGATTCGCACCTTAAATCTCAAGTTGCGTTAGGTTGCAGAACGAAAATCTGCTGCAGACTTTTTGTTTTATATTAGAAAACATGACGCTTACGGCGAT includes the following:
- a CDS encoding DUF934 domain-containing protein, whose protein sequence is MTAKNNQHRAPLYKDRAFHENKWQMLEGDQSPVDVDRPILTFAEAIRLLELRANLPQCFGVSVEPGDDVEALAPYLDGIALIAISFPAFSDGRGFSSARLLKERYGYKGEIRAVGHFILDQMPFLERCGVDSFLITSDKVRAGLERGEWPEVTNYYQPTAHEGDAPIASRTWLRQRRS
- a CDS encoding phosphoadenylyl-sulfate reductase, with the translated sequence MSESKQFQVPDQTGVDSLNEAFGSEAPQAVLRWLAGRGGRAQVPLVSSFGADSVVLLHMIAEIDPSYPVLFIDTGKHFYDTLHYRDQLKEHFGLTNLQAVTPDPDDLKEKDPRGALWITSQDACCDLRKTVPLARVMRNYSGWITGRKRFQTNDRADLNVFELDGDKMKVNPLASWGPKDVAAYIKAHSLPGHPLVPRGYLSIGCAPCTSPVEDGEDARAGRWKGSDKTECGLHI
- a CDS encoding nitrite/sulfite reductase, whose amino-acid sequence is MYRYDEFDAAFVNQRVAQFRSQVERRVSGELTEDEFKPLRLMNGLYLQLHAYMLRVAIPYGSLDSRQLHRLADVATKYDRGYAHFTTRQNVQYNWPSLSDTPDILQDLAEVDMHAIQTSGNCIRNVTTDHFAGAAHDEVADPRVYAEIIRQWSSLHPEFSFLPRKFKIAINGAKQDRAAIRVHDIGLQLVQLTDGGVGFDVYVGGGQGRTPMIAKLVAEGVAEQDILSYLEAVLRVYNLYGRRDNKYKARIKILVHETGLEQLKADIEAEYAHVKSTFLDIPKEEIERIDAYFAMPKLRDASAGVAKLAETRARDAGFSQWVSQNTHGHKVSDHVSVTVSLKPVGGVPGDATAEQMHLVADLASQYGYDEVRVSHAQNLVLPHVAKEDLYAIYQALVTVDLAEANVGLVTDIIACPGLDYCALANARSIPVAQDISERLGAIERQKQIGDLKLNISGCINACGHHHVGHIGILGVDRKGEELYQITLGGSSDENTSIGAILGRGFPAAELTDAIEAVIDTYIGLRLSDDERFIDAYRRVGPKPFKEALYPSDQKAA
- a CDS encoding DUF2849 domain-containing protein → MFVVTGNRLLDGIVVYLAAAHHWVEDLQGARLYDTSDEAQTVLGEQSDMIVSLDVIPVSKQDNGHVVADRLRERIRSDGPTIQPFDAIPLERQFSTAAD
- a CDS encoding peptidoglycan-binding domain-containing protein, which translates into the protein MTLASFLLGMTIVSTGAKARDPVAMPEDLTVTVGTQGSQLAGNDRFLKGPSLVMSGFSGTNESGDGFINLEGASVSVFPIDGLGAFEGKEAKRPAYVTIPAGAVGQIFGIALDDAEAPSLYLTATSAYGLPISGADQNGDGQEDKLLTGRADARFMEGLFGPNPDNAPGSVWKVDGVSGEVSLFASIKLAGKANAGPALGNIAFDKQSQQLFVSDLETGMIFRLDMDGNVLEAFDHGTTARSLAGLPKVPHEGTARLDIRDPSFDVEDPESWHFAPAERRVWGLAAHEGRLFYAVADGPEIWSVGIAPGDGGFLFDARKELILPDGVPPLEITDIAFGPDGSMILAQRGERVGSFDFSKVTKARRAEVLRFVKERDDSWRAQPEPYAIGFASQYSNGTGGVALGPDYDANGKMDADACQNVLWSSGERLRFAPNLDERLKDGGAMRIDGVQAQPFDLSRQENSPPWKSHFIDYDGAYPDRSDSGLVGDVEVYGCQGIGYQPPEEQPEQREEEPPVIPLPDQPAPPELSILKRSISDCSLDRANRTYRCAFSIAVTNRGDRAYTDSLMVTDSFSGTDVIDVRVSRGRDWHCSRVIGASVLCLTDRIRIEAGETHRLTLDMRLAAPPRDRRFDNCALLGVGQTPVQQVTAAQMLIEANGIRSGGVDGRMGPNTRRGLEELQALLGMAVTGDLSPALFANAGTPIGDRSRQSCVDVPLQGVPLPPPPVVEPPEVFDPPIVVPLPDCNLRSTRPRGNRCSCRYDGMRKISPTQCVCPRGSRLVPGRGCVDRPRPQPVACDQATTIQRGKACLCRYDNMVRRSPVACACPRGTKLRPGRGCVRLDRPRPPRCDARTTVLRNNRCDCRYPFMAKTSNTACRCLPGLKFVPGRGCQKVVVPQPPRCDGTTAIKRGEKCVCRYPNMRKTSRTSCACKPGARFLPGRGCVSLRPLRDQINPRNVVPLLRQ
- a CDS encoding curli assembly protein CsgF, with the translated sequence MKRLFVLVGILAATGPVGAAELTYTPVNPSFGGNALNSSHLISTANAQRTATASDANSNASNNTTSSSSSTSADLFVRQLEGRLLSALASQVTEAIFGDNPQDSGTVTFGDTEITFNRGTDSISLVITDFTDGTVTEIEVPQLVSN
- a CDS encoding CsgG/HfaB family protein encodes the protein MPIVDTLRASARASMRKGLIATSTLCLVALTGCASHQTLMTEEPIVAQITPVNLKLRQIPPPKKRIPVAVYEFQDQTGQYKEAKNYQQLSRAVTQGGAAILIKALQDAGNRQWFTVMERNRLANLLKERQIVTEMRRLYRGETRISARALPPLKHAAIIIEGGIVGYNSNVNTGGIGARYLGIGADTKYSKDEITVALRAVSTKSGEVLATVTARKTVVSVALQAGVFRFIKLDELLEGEAGITNNEPRQLAVEAAVEKAVEAMIVEGVDLGIWQFRDPDDGLNYVRTYRTGKQGLATDAMALAKASPETGRVASITTTVPRTYRPSKAKVKRPVKQKTRRLPPPYSSNESPSG